From the Archangium lipolyticum genome, the window GGTTGGCCACCAGCACGCACGGGCCCTCGGGCAACAACTCCCGCCCCTCCACGCGCGTGCGCCAACCCGGCGACACGTGCAGCCACAACCCGAAGCACCAACGGCAGATCAGCGCGTGCAGCCACCGCCGGTCCGGATCCACCGGGTAGGCCACGAGGAACAGCACCAGCCCCAGGGTGAAGAGCACCGGGGCGGTGACGAGGAAGACGAGCCAGAACCAGAGGGTGACGGCGTATTTCATGACGGGGGCGCCGGGCGGAGAGATCTCACGCGCGGCGGCCCCACGTCCACCTCTTCGCTATCCGACGACCTCGCTCTCCGCACTACCCGACGGCTCGGCTCCCGTGGAGGAAGCCGCGGGCTTGCGGCGAGGGAAGAACCGTCTCCAGGACAGCGAGAAGCCCGTCCAGACGAGCAGCACTCCGCCCAGCGAGGCGATGGCCGCGAGGAGCTGGCCGCCCCAGCCGAGGGCCTCGCCGGTGTGCAGGAAGCGCATCCACGTGCGCATCTGACGGCCAGGGGTGTAGTCCGCGAAGCCCTCCCGGCGCAGCACCTCGCCGGTGAAGGGATCGAACACGAGCTGCGCCGAGGCGAAGAGCGGCCAGGCGCCCTGCTCACGGATGGCGAAGGTGACCGGCTGCGGACCCTTGGCGCGCGCCTCGTTCCCACCGGGGCCACCGCCCCGCTGCGGGCCCTGCTCTCCCCGAGGCCCTTGCGCGCCCTGGGCACCCTGCGCCCCCTGAGGCCCCGGGGGCCGGCCACCACCGCCACCACCGCCGAGGCGCAACGTCACGCTCTCATGGGCCGGCACCTGCTGCTGGGCCCTGGCCAGGAGGGCATCGAAGCCGAGCGGCTTCGCGCCGGCGGGCGGCTCCGGCACCGTGACCGAGGGCGGAGCGGCCGGGCCCTGGGCGGCCGGGGGCTTCTCCCCCGCGAGCGTGAAGATGAGATTCGAGGCCCAGCGGTAGGAGATGACCATGCCCGAGGCCGTCAGGATGACGAGGACGGGCAGGGACCAGAAGCCGATCACGTTGTGCCAGTTCCAGTCGCGCGCCTTGCCCCGGACATCGCGCCTGAACCACAGCGAGGGCCGGACCGTCCGCCACGTCCACTTGCGGGGCCACCACAGATAGAGGCCCGAGATGGCCAGGAACAGGAAGGCGGCGTTGCACGCCCCGGTGATGGCCTTACCCACGGGGGTGTTGTCACCCTTGGCACCGAGCCACCGGTGCCACTCCTCCATCACATGGAAGAACCCGCGCCAGCCTCCGTCGCCCGCGGGGAGCACCTCCCCGGAGTAGGGATTCACGTAGGCCACGCCCGTACGTCCGAGGCTCACCATCACGGTCGAGCCCGGCTCCGGATACACCGTCACCCCCGAGGGCTGTGCCTCCGGCCGGGCGGCGCGCACCCGGGCCACCAGCTCGTCCACCGGCAGGCGGGGCGCGTCCGGCGTGGGCGGTTGCACCCGACGCACCTCGCTCTCGGCCCAGGCGAGGATCTGCGGCTTGAAGGCGATCGCCGCTCCCGTGAAGGACATGATCGCGATCACGACGCCAGCGATGACGCCCGACACGAGGTGCAACCAGAAGAGGATGTTGCGGAAGGTTCGACTCATGGAGCGCAGCGGGCCTTCACTTCAGGGAGAACTGCAAAGGAACATCGATGACGACCCGCACCGGCCGGCCCTGGCGACCGAGCGCCGGGGTGAAGCGCCACCGGTTGACGGCGGAGATGGCCGCCGCGTCGAGCTCGGGAACGGAGCGGATCACACGCGTGTGCTCCTCCTCGACGAGCCCATCGGTGCCGATGATGATCCGCACCAGCACCACCCCCTCGATGCCCTCGGAACGGGCCCGCCGGGGATACTGAGGAGTCACCTGCTTCAGCACCTCGGGACGGCGTGACACCTGCTTCACGTCGAGGGCCGTCCCTCCCGTCGCCCCCAACACGCTCCCCTCCACCCCGTCCAGGGCACCGCCCACGATTCCCGCGACGACGCCCCCGACACCCGACAGGCCCACCTCCGCACAGGAGGCCTCCTCCGAGACCTCGGGCTGCGCCACCGCCTCCTCCACCACGGGCGCCGGCTCCACGGGAGCGGGGGCCACCTCGGGAAGACGCGAGGGCTGGGGAGGCACGAGGGCCGGACGCGGGGCGGGCACGCGCGCCGGACGCGCCACCCGCTCCTGCCGTGCCACACGGGCACCCGCGGCGGCCCGAGGCGGCGCGGGGGCGAGGAACACCAACTCCGGCTCCTCCGGCCGCGCGGGCGCCTCGGAAGGAGCGCGCAGGGCCGACAGCCCCACGAAGGCCGCCGCCCCGGTGTGCACCAGTACGGTGACCAGGACCGCCCAGCCCCACCTTCCCCACCCCTTCCCACCACCCGTCTCCCCCATGCGGAACAGCCTTCTGGCGGGCTCCACCTGGGACGGCGCGAGCCCGGATGATCCGACCTCGGAGGGTTCGACCGCACCCGCCAACGCCATGACATCTCCTCGTACCGTGGGGCTGAAATTGAGAATCGTTCTCATTTTCGCCCCATGGCGTATCGCAACATGCGCAGACCCGTCAACCCAGAGCAGGGAGCGGTTCCTTATGCGTCCATGAGAATAACATTCTTGCCCCATGAGAGAGCATCTGAATATGAGAATCACATTCAAAAAGAATCCCGAGTTGGCCGCGTGAAGCGGTCGCCGGGTCCGCGCGCGATCGCGCGAGCCGGTCCTTTCCAGCGAGGACCGACTGGAGACAGCACGCCATGACATCCCCCAAGCACGGCAAGGCAGGCATCCGCTCGACGAAGGGCCATCCGGGAGGAGTGCGCGGCGCACTGCGTCCCTGGAGTCAGGCCGCGGTTGGCCTGGCATCGGCCCTGGCCGCCAGCGGCGCGGTCGCCCAGGAGACGGCGGGCGCGGAGCCGCGGAAGCCGGCCGAGGACCACTACGTGCTGCCGACGGTCCAGGTGGTGGGGGAGTCGGAGGCGGAGAGCTACAACACCCAGGAGAGCAGCCTGACGCGGCTGCCCAAGCCGCTCGTGGACACGCCGCAGACCGTCACGGTGGTGCCCGAGAAGCTCATCGAGGAGCAGAACGCGACGACGGTGCGCGATGCGCTGCGCAACGTGTCCGGCATCACGATCAGCGCGGGCGAGGGCGGCCGCCAGGGTGACAACTTCATCCTCCGCGGCTTCTCGGCGCAGACGGACGTGAGCCGTGACGGCGTGAGGGATCTGGGCTGGTACACGCGCGACACCTTCAACATCGGCGGGGTCGAGGTCTTCTTCGGACCCTCCTCCGTCCTCTTCGGGCGTGGCTCGACGGGAGGTGCGATCAACCTGGCCACGAAGAAGCCGGTCAAGCGCTCCTTCCAGGAGCTGAGCCTGACCGGAGGCACGGCGCCCTGGGGCCGCGTGGAGGTGGACGTCAACCAGGTCATCACCGACAGCATCCAGGTGCGCGTCAACGGCACGGGACAGCTCTCCAAGGTGGCGGGCCGGGACCTGGCCGAGCAGAACCGCGCCGGCTTCGCCCCCTCCATCCGCTTCGAGCTGAGCAAGAACACCACCCTCGACGTCGACTACCTCTACCAGCGCGAGGACAGCTTCCCGGACTACGGCCATCCTTACTTCAATGGCTACCCGGTCTCGGTCACGCTCGGCGTTCCGCGCAGCGCCATCTATGGTGTGCAGGGCTCGGACACCGAGCGGGTGAATGCCCACATCGGGACCGCGCGGTTCCAGCACCGGTTCGGCAACGGCCTGACGCTGACGGACACCCTGCGCTACGGCGGAGTGGACCGGTTCTCCCGGCCCACGTCTCCGCGCGGGCTCGCCCCCACCGACGCCCCGACGACGATCGGCCGCGAGCGCTACCAGACCGATACGGACAACACCAACCTCATCAACCAGGTGGATGTGCGCGGGGAGTTCCAGACCGCGTTCCTCAAGCACACCGCGAACGCCGGGCTCGAGCTGGCCTGGGAGACGAGGGATCAGCTCCGCTTCAACCTCACCGCGACCGATCTGACCACCGGGCCAAACCTCCCCGCCGACCTGTTCGACCCGGTTCCCTCGCCCGACCTGTCCCCCGTCAACAAGGTCTTCTCCACCTCCAACCAGACCGATCAGCGCACGGTGGGCGTCTACGCGTCGGATCAGATCGAGCTCACCCGGTTCCTCGAGGTGCTCGGCTCCGTCCGCTTCGACTCCTTCAAGACGAAGTACTCCTCGGTGAACAACGCGAACGTCACCACCCGGTTGGAGAACACCGACACGTTCTTCAACTGGCGCGCCGGCCTCGTCTTCCACCCCCTGGAGAAGACGAGCCTCTACGCCATGTACGGCACCTCCGCCAATCCCTCGGCGGAAG encodes:
- a CDS encoding PepSY-associated TM helix domain-containing protein, with amino-acid sequence MSRTFRNILFWLHLVSGVIAGVVIAIMSFTGAAIAFKPQILAWAESEVRRVQPPTPDAPRLPVDELVARVRAARPEAQPSGVTVYPEPGSTVMVSLGRTGVAYVNPYSGEVLPAGDGGWRGFFHVMEEWHRWLGAKGDNTPVGKAITGACNAAFLFLAISGLYLWWPRKWTWRTVRPSLWFRRDVRGKARDWNWHNVIGFWSLPVLVILTASGMVISYRWASNLIFTLAGEKPPAAQGPAAPPSVTVPEPPAGAKPLGFDALLARAQQQVPAHESVTLRLGGGGGGGRPPGPQGAQGAQGAQGPRGEQGPQRGGGPGGNEARAKGPQPVTFAIREQGAWPLFASAQLVFDPFTGEVLRREGFADYTPGRQMRTWMRFLHTGEALGWGGQLLAAIASLGGVLLVWTGFSLSWRRFFPRRKPAASSTGAEPSGSAESEVVG
- a CDS encoding energy transducer TonB, giving the protein MALAGAVEPSEVGSSGLAPSQVEPARRLFRMGETGGGKGWGRWGWAVLVTVLVHTGAAAFVGLSALRAPSEAPARPEEPELVFLAPAPPRAAAGARVARQERVARPARVPAPRPALVPPQPSRLPEVAPAPVEPAPVVEEAVAQPEVSEEASCAEVGLSGVGGVVAGIVGGALDGVEGSVLGATGGTALDVKQVSRRPEVLKQVTPQYPRRARSEGIEGVVLVRIIIGTDGLVEEEHTRVIRSVPELDAAAISAVNRWRFTPALGRQGRPVRVVIDVPLQFSLK
- a CDS encoding TonB-dependent receptor, whose product is MTSPKHGKAGIRSTKGHPGGVRGALRPWSQAAVGLASALAASGAVAQETAGAEPRKPAEDHYVLPTVQVVGESEAESYNTQESSLTRLPKPLVDTPQTVTVVPEKLIEEQNATTVRDALRNVSGITISAGEGGRQGDNFILRGFSAQTDVSRDGVRDLGWYTRDTFNIGGVEVFFGPSSVLFGRGSTGGAINLATKKPVKRSFQELSLTGGTAPWGRVEVDVNQVITDSIQVRVNGTGQLSKVAGRDLAEQNRAGFAPSIRFELSKNTTLDVDYLYQREDSFPDYGHPYFNGYPVSVTLGVPRSAIYGVQGSDTERVNAHIGTARFQHRFGNGLTLTDTLRYGGVDRFSRPTSPRGLAPTDAPTTIGRERYQTDTDNTNLINQVDVRGEFQTAFLKHTANAGLELAWETRDQLRFNLTATDLTTGPNLPADLFDPVPSPDLSPVNKVFSTSNQTDQRTVGVYASDQIELTRFLEVLGSVRFDSFKTKYSSVNNANVTTRLENTDTFFNWRAGLVFHPLEKTSLYAMYGTSANPSAEAGTLPTGTESLEPEKNNIFEVGAKADLLDERLGLSAAFFRLDKTNARVPNTDPNGPPQILAGQQRVEGFNFGAGGLILERWRLIANYTFMDSEIREHTNEYLKGQQLPNTPKHSISLWTTVEVIDKLTLGGGAVYQDVTVVNNPTSAAQALNKVPNFWRFDAFASYAVGPVQLQLNVNNLTNELYYAQYYSGQAVPAETRSASLTGRVRF